One genomic region from Funiculus sociatus GB2-C1 encodes:
- a CDS encoding SPFH domain-containing protein has product MDPITILAPLALLIIGSAVGSGKIINEGNQALVERLGQFHRKLEPGLNFIIPFVDSIVVEETTRERVLDIEPQEAITRDNVSLIADAVLYWQIFDLKKAYYAIDDIENALKNLVLTRLRTEVGQMELEQTFSARKEINQAMLAELDDVTDAWGVKVTRVEVLDIMPVQTVLESMEQERAAEIKKRASILEAEGAAEYMNRISQALRSQANSKEVLQFYLAQRFVDANYRLGESPNSKILFMDPKAMSEALGELMGTETDVPNGSNGSNGNK; this is encoded by the coding sequence ATGGACCCGATCACAATTCTTGCTCCCCTAGCCCTACTGATTATCGGCTCAGCAGTGGGTTCTGGGAAAATTATCAATGAGGGTAATCAAGCTTTGGTAGAGCGTTTGGGTCAGTTCCATCGCAAACTAGAACCTGGTCTTAACTTCATCATCCCTTTTGTGGACTCAATTGTAGTGGAAGAGACAACTCGTGAGAGGGTCTTAGACATTGAACCTCAAGAAGCCATTACCAGAGATAATGTTTCTCTGATAGCCGATGCTGTGTTGTATTGGCAGATTTTTGATCTCAAGAAAGCTTATTACGCTATTGATGATATTGAAAACGCGCTGAAAAATCTGGTTTTGACCCGGTTGCGAACTGAAGTTGGTCAGATGGAGTTGGAGCAAACCTTTTCAGCTAGAAAAGAAATTAATCAGGCAATGCTGGCGGAGCTGGATGATGTGACTGACGCTTGGGGCGTGAAAGTCACTCGTGTGGAAGTTCTGGATATTATGCCAGTTCAGACGGTGCTAGAGTCGATGGAGCAGGAGCGGGCAGCTGAGATTAAAAAACGGGCATCAATTTTGGAAGCTGAGGGCGCTGCGGAGTATATGAACCGCATTTCTCAAGCTTTGCGATCGCAAGCTAATAGTAAGGAAGTTTTGCAGTTTTATCTGGCTCAGAGATTTGTCGATGCTAACTATAGATTAGGCGAATCTCCAAATTCCAAGATTCTGTTTATGGACCCGAAAGCTATGAGCGAAGCACTGGGAGAGCTGATGGGAACGGAGACTGACGTACCAAATGGCAGCAATGGCAGCAATGGCAATAAGTAA
- a CDS encoding PAS domain S-box protein, producing MTPSSDIFLTNQTEDQPPELPQQQEPFPGGSVETLLYLLEQAIAYSGTGIVISDAILPDNPIIYCNRAFEKITGYSRNEIIGRNCRFLQGADTDPIAIEQVSTSIREGNTCQVVLKNYRKDGTPFWNELKISPVRDTKGRVIHYIGAQTDITERVLATQARTIAQTALKQSETKYRDLVEMSQDLIWSTDQEGRFTFVNSAAKRILGYEPEEMIGHTFTDFQPPEQQQQGWEVYQKILAAQSYYQYETVQLHSDGKPVHISFNAIVLHDEVGLVLGTTGIGRDITESKRAEVALLHSQTFLNSVLDNLPVGVCCKNASDLRFAFCNKTCEELLGFSRQDVLGKNDYDLFPQEQADFFTSIDREVLRNGKLVDIPEEQIQTGHQELRILHTRKIPLLDAQGTPEYLLAITEDITERKQIETQLRKSEELYRTIAKNFPNGAVVLFDSDCRYTLAEGTDLEVVGCCKDKEFLEGKTLHETLTPETSELLEPYFHAALAGIENVFEVPYRDSRFCGDSFASRIYKVHTLPVRNENGEITAGMMMTQNITERKQAEEALLAQLCMEALRADVHLALTQKATLQQSLQLCAETIVRHLDAAFARIWILNSEEDVLELQASAGMYTHIDGPHSRVRVGEFKIGMIAQKRQPHLSNTVQDDPRISDREWAKREGMVAFAGYPLLVEEKLVGVMAMFFTKPLCEAKQIGLFTVANAIALNIEHKRTTEALSETEAKLQKLAANMPGMIYRFLLRPDGLISFPYMSPGCRELYELEPEAAQSDVSLVYNLIHPDDLQEHKDSVALSAQTLQPWYWEGRMYTASGKLKWIQGASRPELQANGDIIWDGLLMDITERKTAEEALRYKTTQLEQTLKELQHTQLQLVQSEKMSGLGQLVAGVAHEINNPVNFIYGNLVHTEEYTQDLLYLLSLYQQHYPHPVPEIQEEAETIDLDFLLEDLPKMLTSMKLGAERIREIVLSLRNFSRLDEAQVKPVDIHEGIDSTLLILHNRLKAKPESPGIQVIKEYSDLPLVECYPGQLNQVFMNILVNAIDALEVGIADWVLGTGDKGLGKNSSNPQSLIPNPQSPAPEIRICTEALNAQSVVIKIKDNGSGMTANVRSRLFDPFFTTKTVGKGTGLGLSISYQIITQKHGGVLKCFSEPGQGAEFWIEIPICQN from the coding sequence ATGACTCCCAGTTCAGATATTTTTCTTACTAATCAGACTGAAGATCAGCCGCCCGAACTACCTCAACAGCAAGAGCCGTTTCCAGGTGGTTCTGTAGAAACATTGCTGTATTTATTAGAACAAGCGATCGCCTATAGCGGTACAGGTATCGTCATTAGCGATGCTATCTTACCCGACAATCCCATCATTTATTGCAACCGGGCTTTTGAAAAAATTACAGGCTACTCCCGCAACGAGATTATCGGCAGAAATTGCCGGTTCTTGCAGGGAGCAGATACAGATCCCATCGCTATAGAGCAAGTCAGCACCAGCATCCGCGAAGGAAACACTTGTCAAGTCGTCCTCAAAAATTACCGCAAAGACGGCACACCTTTTTGGAATGAGCTGAAGATTTCGCCAGTCCGCGACACTAAGGGACGCGTAATTCACTACATCGGGGCGCAAACCGATATCACCGAGCGCGTATTAGCTACACAAGCTCGCACTATAGCCCAAACAGCACTCAAACAAAGTGAAACAAAGTACCGCGATTTAGTCGAAATGTCGCAGGATCTAATCTGGTCAACCGACCAAGAAGGGCGGTTTACTTTCGTGAACTCTGCCGCTAAGCGCATTCTGGGTTACGAACCAGAAGAAATGATTGGGCATACCTTCACCGATTTTCAGCCGCCAGAACAACAACAGCAAGGCTGGGAAGTGTATCAGAAGATTTTAGCGGCCCAGTCTTACTATCAGTATGAGACAGTACAACTGCACTCGGATGGCAAGCCTGTCCATATAAGTTTTAACGCCATTGTTCTCCATGACGAAGTTGGGTTAGTCTTGGGGACAACGGGCATCGGCAGAGACATCACCGAGAGCAAACGTGCAGAAGTTGCTCTCTTGCACAGCCAAACATTTCTCAACTCTGTGTTAGACAATCTGCCCGTCGGGGTTTGTTGTAAGAATGCTTCCGATCTCCGCTTTGCGTTCTGCAATAAAACCTGCGAGGAACTGCTCGGCTTTTCCAGACAAGACGTGCTGGGCAAGAATGATTATGACTTGTTCCCACAAGAACAAGCTGATTTCTTCACCAGCATCGATCGGGAAGTGTTGAGGAATGGCAAACTGGTAGACATTCCCGAAGAGCAGATTCAGACTGGGCATCAAGAGCTAAGAATACTGCACACTCGGAAAATACCGCTTTTAGATGCCCAAGGAACACCAGAGTATTTGCTGGCAATTACAGAAGATATCACCGAACGCAAGCAAATTGAGACTCAATTGCGAAAAAGTGAAGAACTTTATCGCACAATAGCCAAAAACTTCCCTAATGGTGCTGTAGTTTTATTTGACAGTGACTGCCGCTACACCTTAGCTGAAGGTACAGACTTAGAAGTTGTCGGCTGCTGTAAAGACAAAGAGTTTTTGGAAGGAAAAACCCTGCACGAGACACTCACGCCGGAAACCAGTGAACTCCTAGAGCCTTATTTTCATGCCGCACTGGCTGGCATCGAAAATGTCTTTGAAGTGCCTTATCGCGATTCGCGCTTCTGCGGCGATAGCTTTGCTTCACGCATCTACAAAGTGCATACTCTGCCAGTGAGAAATGAAAACGGAGAGATTACCGCGGGCATGATGATGACACAAAACATCACCGAGCGGAAGCAAGCAGAAGAGGCATTGTTGGCGCAGCTTTGCATGGAGGCGCTGCGAGCAGATGTACACCTCGCTTTGACGCAGAAGGCAACTTTGCAACAAAGTCTTCAGTTGTGTGCCGAAACCATAGTTCGACACCTTGATGCAGCATTTGCTCGGATCTGGATACTCAACTCGGAGGAGGATGTACTTGAATTGCAAGCTAGTGCTGGAATGTACACCCATATCGACGGCCCCCATAGCCGAGTGAGAGTTGGCGAGTTTAAAATCGGTATGATTGCCCAAAAGCGCCAGCCACACCTGAGCAACACCGTCCAAGACGATCCTCGCATCAGTGATCGAGAGTGGGCGAAGCGGGAAGGAATGGTTGCTTTCGCTGGCTACCCCCTCTTGGTAGAGGAAAAGCTGGTAGGCGTGATGGCAATGTTCTTTACTAAACCGCTGTGTGAAGCGAAGCAGATAGGGCTGTTCACGGTAGCGAATGCGATCGCTTTAAATATCGAGCATAAGCGAACCACAGAAGCATTGTCCGAAACTGAGGCAAAATTACAAAAGCTAGCCGCGAATATGCCAGGAATGATTTATCGATTCCTCCTGCGACCGGATGGCTTGATATCTTTCCCATACATGAGTCCCGGTTGCCGAGAATTGTATGAACTGGAGCCAGAAGCCGCCCAGAGTGATGTTTCCCTCGTCTACAATCTAATCCATCCCGATGACCTCCAAGAGCATAAAGACTCTGTGGCGCTATCCGCACAAACGCTCCAACCTTGGTACTGGGAAGGACGAATGTATACAGCATCAGGAAAGCTGAAATGGATTCAAGGTGCAAGCCGTCCAGAACTGCAAGCTAATGGCGATATTATCTGGGATGGCTTGCTGATGGACATCACTGAGCGAAAAACCGCAGAGGAAGCCTTGCGATACAAAACTACTCAGCTAGAGCAAACTTTAAAAGAGCTGCAACACACTCAACTGCAACTGGTACAGTCAGAAAAGATGTCCGGTTTGGGGCAGCTAGTTGCTGGTGTCGCTCACGAAATCAACAACCCAGTCAACTTCATCTATGGCAACCTTGTCCACACCGAGGAATATACTCAAGACTTGCTCTACCTCCTGAGTCTATATCAGCAGCACTATCCCCATCCGGTGCCGGAAATTCAGGAGGAAGCCGAAACAATTGACCTCGATTTTCTACTCGAAGACCTCCCCAAAATGTTAACTTCGATGAAATTGGGGGCAGAGCGCATCCGTGAAATTGTCCTGTCTCTGCGGAACTTCTCTCGTCTGGATGAAGCCCAGGTGAAGCCTGTAGACATCCATGAGGGCATCGATAGTACGCTGCTGATCTTACACAATCGTCTCAAAGCCAAGCCAGAAAGTCCCGGTATTCAGGTGATTAAAGAATACAGCGACTTGCCCCTCGTTGAGTGCTATCCGGGGCAGCTAAACCAGGTATTTATGAATATCCTAGTCAATGCTATTGATGCTTTGGAAGTCGGGATTGCAGACTGGGTACTGGGTACTGGGGACAAGGGACTGGGTAAGAATTCTTCCAATCCCCAATCCCTAATCCCTAATCCCCAATCCCCAGCCCCGGAGATTCGGATTTGCACCGAGGCGCTGAATGCTCAGAGTGTGGTAATAAAAATAAAAGACAATGGATCGGGAATGACTGCGAATGTGCGATCGCGTTTGTTCGATCCTTTCTTCACTACTAAAACCGTCGGCAAGGGTACTGGCTTGGGGCTATCCATTAGCTACCAAATTATCACCCAAAAGCACGGCGGTGTCTTGAAATGCTTCTCAGAACCTGGACAAGGAGCGGAGTTTTGGATTGAAATCCCTATTTGCCAAAATTGA
- the folP gene encoding dihydropteroate synthase: MTNDCGFLTIRGKTFEWGKRTYLMGVLNVTPDSFSDGGDFRAIASSLAQAEHLIASGADILDVGGQSTRPGAAQISLEEELHRVLPVVQALREGERQDKQIDPTDPPRENHAMFWEEREVGGRTSNGSTPSSISPNIAPKSSVVISVDTTRSDVARAAITSGADMINDISGGTFDPQMFPTVAELGVPIVLMHIRGTPATMQQMTDYQDLMGEIGQFLASRIESAIASGIDRQKIIIDPGIGFAKTYEQSLEILRSLPMLRSLGVPILVGPSRKSFIGRILNQPDPKARVWGTAAACCGAIASGADILRVHDIQQMHDVCRVADAIFRIKN; this comes from the coding sequence ATGACTAATGACTGCGGATTTTTGACAATCAGGGGAAAAACCTTTGAGTGGGGAAAGCGCACGTATTTGATGGGCGTGTTGAATGTAACGCCTGATAGTTTTAGTGACGGGGGAGACTTCAGAGCGATCGCTTCTTCCCTGGCGCAGGCTGAGCATCTGATAGCGTCTGGTGCAGATATTCTCGACGTGGGAGGACAATCGACTCGACCAGGAGCCGCCCAAATCTCTTTAGAAGAGGAATTGCATCGGGTGCTGCCAGTTGTGCAGGCACTACGAGAAGGCGAAAGACAAGATAAACAAATTGATCCAACCGATCCCCCCAGGGAAAATCACGCGATGTTTTGGGAAGAACGGGAGGTTGGGGGAAGAACCAGTAATGGTTCAACTCCCTCATCAATCTCCCCAAACATCGCTCCAAAATCCTCAGTGGTGATTTCGGTGGATACGACGCGCTCGGATGTAGCACGGGCTGCGATCACATCTGGGGCAGATATGATCAATGATATTTCCGGCGGGACTTTCGACCCTCAGATGTTCCCCACCGTAGCAGAGTTAGGCGTACCGATTGTGTTGATGCACATCCGGGGAACGCCTGCGACGATGCAGCAGATGACAGATTATCAGGATTTGATGGGGGAGATCGGGCAGTTTTTGGCAAGCCGAATAGAAAGCGCGATCGCGTCTGGCATTGACCGCCAGAAGATTATCATTGACCCAGGTATCGGCTTTGCCAAAACTTACGAGCAAAGCCTAGAAATCTTGCGTTCCTTGCCGATGTTGCGTTCTTTGGGCGTGCCGATTTTAGTGGGGCCATCCCGTAAAAGTTTTATCGGGCGGATTTTAAATCAACCCGATCCCAAAGCCAGAGTTTGGGGAACTGCGGCGGCTTGTTGTGGAGCGATCGCGAGTGGTGCTGATATCCTGCGAGTACATGACATTCAACAAATGCACGATGTCTGTCGCGTCGCCGATGCCATATTTAGAATTAAAAATTAA
- a CDS encoding pentapeptide repeat-containing protein produces the protein MKLTILATAALLLPLSLVAPVRAENPAHVRQLIETKQCKGCDLTQANLASAHLAGADLRGANLKGANLSKANLEGADLTAANLEKANMTAAFINSADLQQADLSGANLSEANLMNANLEDAALDNAILPKGMR, from the coding sequence ATGAAACTGACAATTTTAGCAACCGCAGCACTTCTACTTCCCTTAAGCTTAGTAGCTCCGGTTCGCGCAGAAAATCCTGCCCATGTCAGACAGTTGATAGAAACTAAACAATGTAAGGGCTGCGACTTAACACAGGCAAATCTGGCAAGCGCTCACCTGGCCGGAGCTGACTTGAGAGGGGCTAATTTGAAAGGCGCAAACTTGTCCAAAGCTAACCTGGAAGGTGCTGATTTAACAGCGGCTAATCTGGAAAAGGCTAATATGACTGCCGCATTTATCAATAGTGCGGATCTCCAGCAAGCAGACTTGAGCGGTGCCAACCTGAGTGAGGCAAACTTGATGAATGCTAACTTAGAGGATGCTGCCTTAGATAATGCGATTCTGCCCAAAGGCATGAGATAG
- a CDS encoding alpha/beta hydrolase yields MTQKTQTGSKRPGKAISGSWRKRIFLSAAIALSGGAIALSLSLDPVLAAERVKMRLGPFHQSVAVSDLEEFAKTGKVPRTLKHYQLLLTPQFRETLKSSLQLDPKLGDKVVKDLLRSPVGKELIEKIGVALPDSNIEKMQAALSLAVQQSNGLSVISFLQAYPAETITLDASSAIAIVLEFNAPYWESKALSLLLERELTVAGENFSPAFNPAAFGSERVHKQTRSFYDRRRDRKIIVDLYWANSFSAPVWKELPEVIRREAKAGDQGDKKDLSPSPKPQQLNTPLVVISHGFGADRSFLGYLARHLASHGVTVAAIEHPGSNASRLFAEHLGSSPVGLPGLNPLLPASEFIATPEDVSFLLDRLKKLNQKPGSLQGKLNTEKVTAIGHSLGGYTALALAGAELNLDELRSVCKNRNPLLKSGGDWLQCAAADLPEKRVQLRDRRIAGAIALNPVIGQLFGKTGLAQVATPTLILTGTDDNLTPALNHQLRPFRQLPNPKYLITAIGGTHLSISDFSPGSQGEVLTRSTLVNERTGMVATPMRQLLQGIGLSFVKQLTPAAPTYEPFLSPAYTQSFSTPKMPLRFNTQLPASIISWLSLSALP; encoded by the coding sequence ATGACTCAAAAAACCCAGACCGGATCAAAACGTCCAGGGAAAGCAATTTCTGGAAGCTGGAGAAAAAGAATTTTCTTGAGTGCAGCGATCGCGCTTTCTGGCGGAGCGATCGCACTCTCATTGAGCCTCGATCCGGTGTTAGCCGCCGAACGAGTGAAAATGCGCTTGGGGCCATTTCACCAGTCAGTAGCGGTCAGCGACTTAGAAGAATTTGCCAAAACGGGGAAAGTTCCCCGGACGCTTAAGCACTACCAGCTTTTGTTAACTCCCCAATTTCGGGAAACGCTCAAATCTAGCTTGCAGCTAGATCCCAAATTGGGAGACAAAGTAGTTAAAGACCTGTTGCGATCGCCAGTAGGAAAAGAGTTAATCGAGAAAATCGGCGTGGCTTTGCCCGACAGTAACATTGAAAAAATGCAAGCTGCCTTGAGTCTAGCTGTGCAACAAAGCAACGGCTTAAGCGTTATCAGCTTTTTGCAGGCATACCCAGCCGAAACGATAACCTTAGATGCTTCAAGCGCGATCGCTATTGTCCTTGAATTTAACGCCCCCTACTGGGAGAGTAAAGCTTTAAGCTTGCTCTTAGAACGGGAATTGACTGTTGCTGGGGAAAATTTCAGCCCAGCCTTTAACCCAGCAGCTTTCGGTTCTGAGAGAGTGCATAAACAAACTCGGAGTTTTTACGACCGAAGACGCGATCGCAAAATCATCGTCGATCTCTACTGGGCAAACTCATTCTCCGCCCCAGTCTGGAAAGAACTGCCAGAGGTAATAAGGAGAGAGGCAAAAGCGGGAGATCAGGGAGACAAGAAAGATTTGTCTCCCTCACCAAAACCGCAGCAACTCAACACCCCATTGGTAGTCATCTCTCACGGCTTTGGTGCTGACCGCTCATTTTTAGGCTACCTAGCCCGTCATCTAGCATCCCACGGTGTAACCGTCGCCGCCATCGAGCATCCTGGTAGCAATGCCAGCCGACTTTTTGCCGAGCATTTAGGCAGCAGCCCTGTAGGGTTGCCTGGACTTAATCCCTTGCTACCAGCGTCTGAGTTTATCGCCACGCCTGAAGACGTTAGTTTTTTGCTAGATCGGTTAAAAAAGCTAAACCAGAAACCAGGCTCCCTACAAGGTAAGCTAAATACCGAGAAAGTCACCGCCATCGGTCACTCCTTGGGCGGTTACACAGCTTTAGCTTTGGCAGGAGCCGAACTGAATCTAGACGAATTGCGATCCGTGTGCAAAAATCGCAACCCGCTTTTGAAATCTGGGGGAGACTGGTTGCAGTGTGCAGCTGCGGATTTACCTGAAAAGAGAGTGCAATTGCGCGATCGCCGGATAGCAGGCGCGATCGCGCTCAACCCGGTTATCGGACAGTTGTTTGGTAAAACTGGACTTGCCCAAGTTGCCACCCCCACCTTAATCTTGACTGGGACAGATGACAACCTCACCCCAGCACTGAACCATCAACTGCGACCTTTTAGGCAACTACCTAATCCCAAATACTTGATCACAGCCATCGGTGGCACTCACTTAAGCATTAGCGACTTTAGCCCCGGCTCCCAAGGCGAAGTTCTCACCCGAAGTACCCTGGTTAACGAAAGAACCGGCATGGTTGCTACTCCTATGCGTCAGTTGCTCCAAGGGATCGGCCTCTCGTTTGTCAAACAACTAACTCCAGCCGCCCCAACTTACGAACCGTTTCTCTCACCCGCCTACACCCAATCTTTTTCTACCCCAAAAATGCCTCTGCGCTTCAATACGCAACTACCAGCAAGTATTATTTCCTGGCTTAGTTTATCTGCACTGCCATAG
- the tpiA gene encoding triose-phosphate isomerase: MRKIVIAGNWKMYKTQAESLEFLQGFMSHLEETPQEREVVIAAPFTDLSILSKNLHNNRVLLSAQNIHWEQEGAYTGEISGSMLTEIGVRYVIVGHSERRQYFGETDETVNRRLKAAQRCGLTPILCVGESKEQRENGETESLITTQLKKGLVDVDQQNLVIAYEPIWAIGTGDTCDSPEANRVIGLIRSQLKNPHVSIQYGGSVKPNNIDEIMAQPEIDGALVGGASLEPESFARIVNYK, translated from the coding sequence GTGCGGAAAATAGTTATTGCTGGTAATTGGAAAATGTACAAAACCCAGGCAGAGAGTCTGGAGTTTTTACAAGGATTCATGTCCCACCTGGAAGAAACACCTCAGGAGCGGGAAGTCGTTATCGCGGCTCCCTTCACCGATCTGAGCATCCTATCGAAAAATTTACATAACAACCGGGTGCTGCTATCTGCCCAGAATATCCACTGGGAGCAGGAGGGAGCCTACACAGGTGAAATTTCCGGTTCCATGCTCACTGAAATCGGTGTGCGCTACGTAATTGTCGGTCACAGCGAACGGCGGCAATATTTTGGCGAAACCGATGAAACAGTGAATCGGCGACTCAAAGCAGCGCAGCGCTGTGGTCTAACGCCGATTCTCTGCGTCGGTGAAAGCAAAGAACAACGAGAGAATGGTGAAACGGAATCCCTGATCACCACTCAACTTAAGAAAGGTCTTGTTGACGTTGATCAGCAGAACCTAGTTATCGCCTACGAACCCATCTGGGCAATTGGCACTGGCGACACCTGTGATTCGCCGGAAGCTAACCGGGTAATCGGTCTGATTCGCAGTCAGTTAAAGAATCCTCATGTTTCGATTCAGTACGGTGGCTCGGTAAAGCCTAACAATATTGATGAAATCATGGCGCAGCCAGAAATTGATGGTGCGCTGGTGGGGGGAGCGAGTCTGGAGCCTGAGAGTTTTGCTCGGATTGTGAATTATAAGTAG